From the genome of Impatiens glandulifera chromosome 9, dImpGla2.1, whole genome shotgun sequence, one region includes:
- the LOC124914958 gene encoding CBS domain-containing protein CBSX6, protein MAASVFLYHVIGDLTLGKPELEEFTETETVEAAIRAIGESMEGEIPVWKKKSASPIEDFQARQLRFVGILNSLDIVAFLAREDCLLDQEKALKTPVYEIVVPNGALLKQVDPATRLIDALEMMKQGVRRLLVPKSVGWKGMSKRFSMMYNGKWLKNLETSSNNLISTTTTDRLPSFSSRILIRDKFCCLSREDVIRFLIGCLGALAPLPLSSITSLGGVNLNYHFIESSLPAMEATKKLPQSGAGPCAVAVVEAITGSNKYKIIGEISSYQLWKCDYLSIAWALANLSAGQFVMGVEDNVAPTTIAVEEKLLPKPKKLSVFPGGSIVGRSIMYRGRSTALTCKVTSSLAAVMAQMLSHRASHVWVTEANNEDVLVGVVSYADILCAVTRQPLIHATASRDSLS, encoded by the exons ATGGCGGCGTCGGTGTTTCTGTACCATGTCATAGGGGACCTCACTTTGGGTAAACCGGAATTGGAGGAGTTTACCGAGACAGAAACAGTCGAGGCAGCTATAAGAGCGATTGGAGAATCCATGGAAGGGGAAATTCCAGTCTGGAAAAAGAAATCTGCCTCTCCAATCGAGGATTTTCAGGCGAGGCAGCTCAGGTTTGTTGGTATTCTCAATTCTCTCGATATTGTAGCTTTCTTAGCCAGAGAAGACTGCTTACTGGATCAAGAAAAGGCCCTTAAGACTCCTGTCTATGAGATTGTTGTTCCTAACGGCGCCTTGCTCAAGCAAGTCGATCCAGCTACCAG ATTAATAGACGCACTTGAGATGATGAAGCAGGGTGTTAGGCGACTCCTTGTTCCAAAAAGCGTAGGTTGGAAAGGCATGAGCAAGCGGTTTTCAATGATGTACAATGGAAAATGGCTGAAGAATCTCGAAACAAGCAGCAACAACCTAATCTCAACCACCACAACAGACCGCCTCCCCTCTTTCTCCTCTCGAATCTTAATCCGCGACAAATTCTGCTGCTTATCGAGAGAAGATGTAATTCGTTTCTTGATCGGGTGCTTAGGCGCATTAGCTCCCCTCCCTCTCTCGTCAATAACTTCTCTTGGAGGGGTTAATCTTAACTACCATTTCATAGAATCCTCCCTTCCGGCCATGGAAGCCACGAAGAAGCTTCCCCAATCCGGAGCTGGTCCTTGCGCGGTGGCAGTTGTGGAGGCGATTACTGGCtctaataaatataagataatcGGCGAGATATCATCGTACCAACTTTGGAAGTGCGATTATTTATCGATAGCGTGGGCTTTGGCGAATCTTTCGGCTGGTCAGTTCGTGATGGGGGTCGAGGACAATGTAGCTCCAACCACAATTGCGGTTGAGGAGAAACTATTACCGAAACCGAAGAAACTCAGCGTGTTTCCAGGAGGTAGTATTGTTGGTCGGAGTATTATGTATAGGGGGAGAAGTACCGCGTTGACTTGTAAGGTGACAAGTTCTTTGGCGGCGGTTATGGCTCAGATGCTATCGCATCGAGCTTCACATGTGTGGGTAACTGAGGCTAATAATGAAGATGTTCTTGTTGGGGTGGTGAGTTATGCGGATATTTTGTGTGCGGTTACTAGGCAACCGTTGATACATGCAACTGCTTCTCGAGATTCTCTTAGTTGA
- the LOC124914930 gene encoding 40S ribosomal protein S27-2: MVLPNDVDLLNPPVELEKKKHKLKRLVQSPNSFFMDVKCQGCFNITTVFSHSQTVVVCGNCQTVLCQPTGGRARLTEGCSFRRKGD; this comes from the exons ATG GTTCTTCCAAACGATGTCGATTTGTTGAATCCTCCAGTTGAATTGGAGAAGAAGAAGCACAAGCTTAAACGCCTTGTCCAATCCCCTAATTCATTCTTCATG GATGTTAAGTGCCAGGGATGTTTCAATAT AACGACAGTCTTTAGCCACTCTCAGACTGTGGTGGTTTGTGGAAACTGCCAGACTGTTTTGTGTCAACCTACGGGTGGTCGTGCCAGGCTGACTGAGGGATGTTCTTTCAGGAGAAAGGGAGATTAA